In one Spirosoma rigui genomic region, the following are encoded:
- a CDS encoding glycosyltransferase family 2 protein has protein sequence MIYVVIPVHNRKVFTLGCLACLARQTVADHRVIVVDDGSTDGTGEQVRKQFPASTVVTGTGSLWWAGATNVGIRYVFDTFSPRADDFILTLNDDIQINPDYLATLLLASQANKGCIIGSISVDVNEPHKLLYAGTRHNLLLPHIDNWAYSRYRHTYEALPSASPYFPSDTLPGRGMLIPVPVFNTIGMLDEQRFRHHMADIDFSISARQAGFPLIISSVSVIYEYSEATGVNLTKSMSLRQFVEALRSIRSPINYRVRYQFARKHSPLGVGYFGLDMLRILGGYVIRRVKARLRQ, from the coding sequence ATGATTTACGTTGTCATACCTGTTCACAATCGTAAAGTTTTTACGTTGGGTTGCCTGGCCTGCCTGGCCCGGCAAACGGTTGCTGATCACCGGGTCATTGTGGTCGATGATGGATCAACCGACGGAACGGGCGAACAGGTCCGAAAGCAGTTTCCAGCCAGTACGGTGGTTACCGGCACTGGCTCGTTATGGTGGGCGGGCGCTACCAATGTCGGTATCCGCTACGTATTTGATACATTTTCGCCCCGGGCCGATGATTTTATTCTGACCCTGAACGACGATATTCAAATCAATCCTGACTATCTGGCGACTCTACTGCTCGCATCCCAAGCGAATAAGGGGTGTATCATTGGCTCTATATCGGTCGATGTTAATGAGCCTCATAAACTACTTTACGCCGGTACAAGGCACAATTTACTTCTGCCCCACATTGATAACTGGGCCTACTCACGCTACAGACATACCTACGAGGCCCTCCCCAGCGCCAGTCCGTATTTCCCGTCAGACACGTTGCCGGGGCGCGGCATGCTGATTCCTGTTCCGGTTTTTAACACTATCGGTATGCTGGACGAACAACGTTTCCGCCACCACATGGCCGACATCGACTTTTCGATCAGTGCCCGGCAGGCGGGCTTCCCACTCATTATTTCGTCGGTGAGCGTCATCTATGAATACAGCGAGGCAACCGGAGTCAACCTCACAAAATCAATGTCGCTACGGCAGTTTGTAGAAGCGTTACGGTCGATCCGATCACCCATCAACTACCGGGTGCGGTACCAGTTCGCCCGTAAGCACTCGCCATTGGGCGTGGGATATTTTGGGCTTGACATGCTCAGAATTCTGGGTGGTTACGTTATCCGGCGCGTCAAGGCCCGACTACGGCAGTAG
- a CDS encoding glycosyltransferase family 4 protein yields the protein MMRVLLIHNYYQQSGGEDTVFEQEVDLLRANGVTVETLTFTNDSFDGTLLGNAASAVRALYNTQSARRLHEAIARFRPDVVHSHNLFYTASASIIRAAKQRHVPVVMTLHNYRLVCINGLLMREGRIPCEKCLTQTLALAGIRHACFRNSPGQSAHLAAITLLHKLTGIWKQVDRFVVVTDFARQKILGSSLHLKTGQVTVKANFVADAGFTGPEEREDFFLFVGRLTFEKGIGVALQAAEMDGFPLVVIGDGPLVADVQRAADRTPSIQYWGARPRRAVLDALKRCRALIVPSLWYEGLPTVILEAFAAGTPVICSDQQNLNQIVTHNQTGLSFRTGDSLELCQAVHRFSQDQIRQYRWSQQAYQTYQTQYTSEVSLRTIMAIYEDLIEKQKATAVVGP from the coding sequence ATGATGCGCGTACTGCTTATTCATAATTATTACCAGCAGTCGGGTGGAGAAGATACCGTGTTTGAACAGGAGGTCGATCTGCTGCGTGCCAACGGGGTGACAGTAGAAACCCTGACTTTTACCAATGACAGCTTCGATGGTACGCTACTTGGCAACGCAGCTTCGGCCGTGCGGGCACTTTACAATACACAGTCGGCCCGCCGACTTCATGAGGCTATCGCCCGGTTTCGCCCCGATGTCGTTCATAGTCATAATCTCTTCTACACGGCATCGGCATCGATAATTCGAGCGGCTAAACAGCGGCATGTCCCCGTAGTGATGACGCTGCACAACTACCGATTGGTGTGTATAAATGGGCTGCTGATGCGCGAGGGACGAATTCCCTGCGAAAAGTGCCTGACCCAGACGCTGGCACTGGCCGGTATCCGCCATGCCTGTTTCCGCAATTCGCCGGGGCAGTCGGCTCACCTGGCTGCTATAACCTTGCTTCATAAGCTGACGGGTATCTGGAAGCAGGTTGACCGGTTTGTGGTGGTCACGGACTTTGCCCGCCAAAAGATCCTTGGCTCGTCGCTTCATCTGAAGACTGGTCAGGTGACAGTTAAGGCCAACTTTGTGGCTGATGCCGGGTTCACCGGGCCCGAAGAGCGGGAAGATTTCTTTCTATTCGTAGGTCGGCTAACGTTTGAGAAAGGCATTGGTGTGGCACTACAGGCGGCCGAAATGGACGGCTTTCCGCTCGTGGTCATCGGCGACGGACCGTTGGTTGCCGATGTACAGCGGGCTGCGGATCGGACGCCGTCCATTCAGTATTGGGGAGCACGACCCCGGCGGGCGGTGCTGGATGCGCTCAAGCGCTGTCGTGCCCTGATTGTTCCTTCGCTCTGGTACGAAGGGCTACCCACGGTAATTCTGGAAGCGTTTGCGGCAGGTACACCGGTTATCTGCTCCGATCAGCAGAACCTGAATCAGATTGTGACACATAACCAGACGGGTTTATCCTTCAGAACGGGCGATAGTCTTGAGCTTTGCCAGGCTGTTCACCGCTTCAGCCAGGATCAAATTAGGCAATACCGCTGGTCTCAACAGGCGTACCAGACATATCAGACTCAGTACACGTCCGAGGTATCGCTACGAACAATAATGGCGATCTATGAGGACCTGATCGAAAAGCAGAAGGCTACTGCCGTAGTCGGGCCTTGA
- a CDS encoding glycosyltransferase family protein, translated as MLAPVLLFAFKRAHELQQTLSALRANYLAAETELYVFVDGPRRDDEVDKVNAVHAVVNSIDGFKSVHRVYSKHNIGCADSIIAGVTQILKQHPSVIVLEDDVVTTPNFLDFMNQSLRLYAFVPQVFSIGGYTFPFRKPDQYANDGYFFQRTCAWGWGIWADRWNQVDWSLDDFDAFMANPLARRQFNAGGSDRVRMLKRAQTRDIDAWDIRLCYAEYKAGGYTLYPTISKTINIGVDSPDSTTEVVYDRYRPILDSGHQRVFALPNLVEVHPGYARQFRRKFSIPVRIWNKLLTYGTVVFRRSKRA; from the coding sequence ATGCTCGCCCCCGTACTGCTTTTTGCGTTCAAACGTGCTCACGAACTCCAGCAGACGCTATCGGCGCTGCGGGCTAACTACCTGGCCGCCGAGACAGAATTATACGTTTTTGTGGACGGTCCCCGCCGGGACGACGAGGTAGACAAAGTGAATGCGGTGCATGCTGTCGTGAACAGTATTGACGGATTTAAGTCGGTACACCGTGTCTACAGTAAACATAATATTGGTTGTGCCGACTCCATCATCGCTGGGGTTACGCAGATCCTGAAACAGCATCCATCGGTGATCGTGCTGGAAGATGATGTAGTGACCACGCCGAATTTTCTGGACTTCATGAACCAGAGCCTCCGTCTGTATGCGTTTGTTCCTCAGGTATTTTCGATTGGCGGTTATACGTTCCCGTTCAGGAAACCGGATCAGTACGCTAACGATGGCTATTTCTTTCAGCGGACGTGCGCCTGGGGCTGGGGTATCTGGGCCGACCGCTGGAACCAGGTCGACTGGTCGCTGGATGATTTTGACGCGTTCATGGCCAACCCGCTGGCGCGCCGGCAATTTAATGCTGGCGGAAGCGATCGGGTGCGAATGCTCAAACGAGCTCAAACGCGCGATATCGATGCCTGGGATATCCGGTTATGTTATGCCGAATACAAAGCAGGCGGGTACACTCTTTACCCAACTATTTCCAAAACGATCAACATAGGCGTTGACTCGCCCGATTCGACCACCGAGGTTGTATATGATCGATACCGGCCAATTTTGGACAGCGGGCACCAGAGGGTCTTCGCGCTTCCAAATCTGGTGGAGGTGCATCCCGGCTATGCGCGTCAGTTTCGTCGGAAGTTCAGCATTCCGGTACGAATCTGGAACAAACTGCTGACCTACGGTACCGTTGTATTCCGACGCTCTAAAAGGGCTTGA
- a CDS encoding WecB/TagA/CpsF family glycosyltransferase, translating into MLATIPPYLASSTDTEPDVLKPARPRHQVIRLNITIQPYDEFIEDILTVARQRQSAYVCCANVHMVVEAVRDPAFARAVNNANWVTGDGVPLLWALRAFYGLRQERITGLDVLPILLTKAARADLPVLFYGSTPQLLKRCAAFCALHHPTLRVAGMISPPFTALSPAEEQSMIDAITESGAALVFVALGCPKQEKWMAAVSDRIPAVLLGIGGALPVTVGEQKRAPRWMQRAGLEWAFRLIQEPRRLMGRYATTNILFVYYFLQHLLMPSRRTTT; encoded by the coding sequence ATGCTCGCCACTATCCCACCGTATCTTGCTTCTTCAACCGACACTGAACCGGACGTGCTTAAGCCAGCACGTCCGCGTCATCAGGTAATCCGCTTGAACATCACCATTCAGCCCTACGACGAGTTTATTGAGGATATACTGACGGTAGCCCGCCAACGGCAGTCTGCCTACGTTTGTTGCGCGAATGTACACATGGTCGTCGAGGCAGTCCGTGATCCTGCTTTTGCCCGTGCTGTGAACAACGCAAATTGGGTAACGGGCGACGGCGTTCCCTTACTCTGGGCACTGCGTGCTTTCTACGGCCTTCGGCAGGAGCGCATAACCGGTCTTGATGTACTGCCCATTTTGCTCACGAAAGCGGCTCGTGCCGACCTGCCTGTTCTTTTCTACGGGAGTACCCCGCAACTGCTGAAGCGCTGCGCTGCGTTCTGTGCCCTGCACCATCCAACGCTACGGGTGGCTGGTATGATTTCTCCGCCCTTCACGGCGCTAAGTCCGGCCGAAGAACAGTCGATGATTGACGCAATTACTGAGTCGGGAGCAGCGCTGGTATTTGTTGCACTCGGTTGTCCCAAACAGGAGAAATGGATGGCTGCCGTATCGGACCGCATTCCGGCAGTGCTGCTGGGCATTGGCGGAGCGCTGCCAGTAACAGTGGGTGAACAGAAACGCGCCCCCCGCTGGATGCAGCGGGCAGGATTGGAATGGGCTTTTCGATTAATACAGGAGCCCCGCCGGTTAATGGGCCGGTATGCGACCACAAACATCCTGTTCGTGTATTATTTCCTGCAACACCTGTTGATGCCGTCCAGACGCACGACCACTTAG
- a CDS encoding nuclear transport factor 2 family protein: MQTAQQESISALTRKGACLAFFNAYDDLDTARMIGLAAPNATVHFLPLGNDGRGSFWEFGKAVWDLLIDCFPDISNTVDSLTAKDDRVMANVTIEGTQAKDFMGVVSKGHRFTCDHIFVFRFNEVDQIQQLTIDWNHAEFVNQLGG; this comes from the coding sequence ATGCAAACAGCACAACAGGAATCTATTTCGGCGTTAACCCGCAAGGGGGCATGCCTAGCTTTTTTCAATGCATACGACGATCTCGATACGGCCCGGATGATTGGGCTGGCCGCTCCTAACGCTACGGTGCATTTTTTGCCGCTGGGCAACGATGGACGTGGCTCGTTCTGGGAGTTTGGCAAAGCCGTCTGGGACTTGCTGATCGATTGTTTCCCCGATATCAGTAATACGGTCGATAGCCTGACGGCAAAGGACGATCGGGTAATGGCTAACGTGACCATTGAAGGCACCCAGGCGAAAGACTTTATGGGCGTCGTCAGCAAAGGACACCGGTTTACCTGTGATCACATATTCGTGTTTCGGTTCAACGAAGTGGATCAAATTCAACAGCTGACGATCGACTGGAACCACGCCGAATTTGTAAACCAACTGGGCGGGTAG